From Homalodisca vitripennis isolate AUS2020 chromosome 1, UT_GWSS_2.1, whole genome shotgun sequence, the proteins below share one genomic window:
- the LOC124353050 gene encoding uncharacterized protein LOC124353050, protein MAYNAAKKGVDFSDQMSSYYTPIRKTLIWYKKVALDLLLGTCVVNALVLHNKYSLNQKNCCMLTFREKILRNLLEGENVGALVQTPQDGRQGTKKLKHVLSKREGTARETRKRCVSCYSKMKEERGAKAARTYAKRVSTYCKGCDETPTMCLECFNSKH, encoded by the exons ATGGCGTACAATGCAGCAAAAAAAGGAGTGGACTTTTCAGATCAGATGTCCTCTTATTACACTCCTATCAGAAAGACTCTCATTTGGTACAAAAAAGTTGCACTGGATCTTCTCCTAGGTACTTGTGTAGTGAATGCACTAGTACTACATAACAAGTActcattaaaccaaaaaaattgttgtatgctCACTTTCAGAGAAAAAATACTTCGAAATCTCCTTGAAGGAGAAAATGTTGGAGCCCTTGTTCAAACACCCCAAGATGGCAGGCAAGGTACCAAGAAACTAAAACATGTGCTCTCAAAGCGTGAAGGGACTGCAAGAGAAAccag AAAACGGTGTGTCAGCTGCTACAGCAAAATGAAGGAAGAAAGGGGGGCCAAAGCAGCAAGGACGTACGCAAAACGTGTTTCAACTTACTGCAAAGGGTGCGATGAGACTCCTACAATGTGCTTAGAGTGTTTTAACTCCAAGCACTAA